A single window of Melopsittacus undulatus isolate bMelUnd1 chromosome 22, bMelUnd1.mat.Z, whole genome shotgun sequence DNA harbors:
- the TRPT1 gene encoding tRNA 2'-phosphotransferase 1, with protein MAGINHVRRERSRVSVSADQSVRLSKALSYVLRHGAEAEGLPMGPDGYVPLEALLRMPRFRGVSELEVRHVVAADPKGRFQLSPDPPRIRANQGHSLHVPELALEPLLSAHALPPTLVHGTRRRCWGRIRLEGLRPMGRTHIHVTTGLPGDPGVRSGIRPDSELAIIIDGPRALAEGVPFFRSANGVILSPGGPDGNIPPHCFLRLLQLRPHRCELPLDAPLDEEGGGEARAPHMTPPVPHRRQ; from the exons ATGGCGGGAATAAACCACGTGCGGCGGGAGCGGTCACGTGTCTCTGTGTCTGCG gaccaATCCGTGCGGCTCTCGAAGGCGCTGAGCTATGTCCTGCGGCATGGGGCTGAGGCCGAGGGGCTGCCCATGGGGCCGG ACGGGTACGTGCCGCTGGAGGCGCTACTGCGCATGCCCCGCTTCAGGGGGGTGTCGGAGCTCGAGGTGCGTCACGTGGTGGCCGCGGACCCCAAAGGGCGATTCCAGTTGAGCCCTGACCCCCCCCGGATCCGAGCGAACCAGGGGCACTCCCTGCAC GTCCCGGAGCTGGCGCTGGAGCCGCTGCTCTCTGCGCATGCGCTGCCCCCCACCCTGGTGCACGGGACCCGGCGCCGCTGCTGGGGCCGCATCCGGCTCGAGGGGCTCAGGCCCATGGGCAGGACCCACATCCACGTGACCACCGGACTGCCCGGGGACCCCGGCGTGCGcagcg GGATAAGGCCGGACTCGGAACTCGCCATCATCATCGACGGCCCCCGAGCGCTCGCAG AGGGTGTCCCCTTCTTCCGCTCCGCCAATGGGGTGATCCTGTCCCCGGGGGGGCCCGATGGGAACATCCCCCCCCACTGCTTCCTGCGCCTGCTGCAGCTGCGCCCCCACC GGTGTGAGCTGCCATTGGATGCCCCCTTGGatgaggagggggggggggaggcccGAGCCCCTCACATGACAcccccagtgccccatagaAGACAATAA